The DNA region CCCCTgccttgtttgtagaaaagctgaagtctcccaggcctccctgagccaCAGAAGAGTAGGCTCAAGCACTGAGTGATCAGGACAGTAGAGTCACAGAATCTTccagtgtctgatgcacattcccAAGTTGTTTCACGGACACCGCAACTGCCACCAGAGTTGGTGCATTACATATATAACTGCATGACAACCAGACTGCAGCCGTGACAGGAGATGCTCCATCTGTGGCTGgcacaattccaagaactggcctcaagtGAATGGGGCTGACACTATTGCTCATAATAACCTGTATCTCTGTGTGCAGTAGAACCAGTGCGGTTTGCTCTGCCTGGACACACGAGCAGGCAGCTAACACTGTCGGCAGAGATGCAACAGAAACACGTGGACGTCCTCCACTCTGAGAACCCAGAGCCCTGTGAATGAAGCATGAAGGAGTTCCAGGAGATGGACTTTCGCTCCTGACCCCACAGGAACAGAATGGTGTCTGACAGTGGGGCTTTGTAAGCggctcttttgcccctttcctgtttgtCTATTTCTGTTCCCCTAAAACCCTAATTACAGAAACGAGACCACTCCTGGCTTCTGCTCTAGTGAATGCACACAATGCCTCACCTAACCTGTCGATTACTTTCCTAGATTAGAAGAGACAGGAATGAAAACTTCAGTAGTTAAAAGGATGACTGGCTCTCCACCTGCAGCTTTCCCCTCAGCAGTTCTGCAGGCGGACCACACGGGCTAGGTAACACCTGGGGAAGGATCACCAGGAGTCAGCTAGTCTGCACGCGGTGGAAAATGACACAGAACCTAACTCCCTGCCTTGATTTGCTGagattccttcctctttttccctttaaaaactctcagggctgagcagaatctttgaaGCTGGTTCTGGAACACAAGTtggccttctccccagattgcctgTCTTCAGATTaagcaacttttcttttcttcccacacATACCTCTGGAGTACTGGCCTTTCTGTGGTGAGCAGGCGAACCTGAGCTCAGTAAAACTAACTTTGTTCAACTCTTGATTAAATCATCAGTTTCGgttttaagacattaaaaacaaaaaaacgctTCAGTCCTGAACCAAGTGGTCAAGGGAATACTCCAAAACTATCAAAGCAGCATAAAATCCTAAACTGTTGGCATAAAGGCGGAGCTTTAGAGATGATGAGGTGAAAACTGCTCCCGTTCAAAGGAAGCTTTTCAGAGGCATCGGCTGAAGGACGCCAAACCAGGCGGGGTTCGGGGAGAGAGCAGCACCTCTCCGCCCTTGCTCTCCGCGCGCCCCTCTGCGCTGTACACCAAGCCCTCGCTTCCTCCCGCCACGTCAACACCCACCGCCTTCAGGAGCGGCTTCCGACCGGGTGTCGCGGTTTGTCCACGGGAGCCTCCGCCCCGTCGGCGCCATTCTTTGCAAGACCTTCCTCTGGACGCGCGCTGGAAGCAGGGTGCGCTCCCGCCCGCCCCGTGAAATGAGCACCGGGCCCGCAAGTCCCAGATGAGTTAACTGAGCCTCCGCAAAGCCAGCCCGCACGGGGAGAAAGCGTCGGGCGGGGACCCACTCCCGATCTCCCCCACGCCGCTTGCTGAGCCCCGAGCACTCTCTCCTCCACTCGTTCAGCGAACGTTAACCGAGCGCCCACCGGGGCGGCGAGGCGCGCGGGAAGGCGGCAGGAAGGCGCAGGCCAGCCCTTGGCTCCTCCGCCGGCTGACCCGAGGCCCGGGGCTCGCGTAGGAACGGGGAAGGCTACGGCGGAGGTCCGGGGTGGCCGCCGGAACGAGGGGCCCGACCGCGCGCGACTCCCGCCACTCACCTGAGGGACCCATAGCGCTGCTCGACTCAGGAATGGAGGCCGCCATTCGGCTACCCAGCGCCGAAATGTCGTCATCAAGCTGCGCGTGGCGTCACGTCCCCTGGCCAGGCGGGAAATGCCCCGCCACTTCTTCGGGAGGCTACCTTAAAAGGCGCGTGAGCAAAGCAAGCCCCGCGGAATTGTGGGCCTACCCAACAACCTCGGGGAGCGCTTGCGCAGTGGAGGCAGCCAGGTCAGGGAGCTCGCGTGCGCGTAAGAGGCGCCGTGCGTTACGGCCGCGAGGAGCTCCCCCTACCGGGAGCCGGCGCGGAACCGTCACAGGCTGGGCCGGACCGGCACTTATTAAGCGTTCAGTGTATGCCAGGAGCTGCGCTGGGGGCGCCACCTCAGAGGGCACGCAGGGGCGCCCTGTCGCCGAGGAGCGGGTCTCCGCCACTGCCCGGGCCCGATTCTGAGCGCCGAATGGCGGGGCCGCTGCGGGGAGGCAAGCACGCGGCTGGCCGGTAGAGGGCGCGGCGAGGCGGGGACCGGACCGGGCGCGGGGACCGGGCGGCGTGCACTCTCCGCAGCCGCTCAGATGGCGGCGCAGGGCGCGGGACCGGGGCCGGGGGCGCCCCCGGGGCTGGAGGCGGTTCTGCAGAAGCTGGCGCTGCGGCGGAAGAAGGTGCTGAGTGCCGAGGAGATGGAGTTGTTCGAGCTGGCGCAGGCGGCGGGCGGTGCCATGGACCCCGACGTGTTCAAGTGAGCGCGCCAGGCGGAGCCGAGGCCCCGGGGGGCGGCCGGCCCAGGCGAGGTGGGCTCACCGGGCTGCGTCTGTTCTCGCCAGGATCCTGGTGGACCTGCTCAAGCTGAACGTGGCGCCCCTCGCCGTCTTCCAGATGCTCAAGTCCATGTGCGCCGGGCAGAGGCTGACGAGTGAGCCCCAGGACCCCGCGGCCGTGCCCCTGTCCGCGTCCAGCGTGCCCGAGACCCGAGGTCAGAGATAGGCCCGGGCGGCGGGGAGGGATGGGAGACGGGAGGTGGGCAGCGCCCTGCACAGCGCGGGCTTGACCCTGAGTATCCAGGCCTTTCTGTTGGTCTTCTGACAGGTCCCGCTGGGCCCATCCAAGGGCTGGCCCCTCGTACCTCAGTTCTGACTTCGCTACAACCCCTGAGGGTGCACGTCCAGATCAGGGTGCAGGGTGGGTGCCCCAGGGTGGCCCAAGCAGTCTAGGCCTTGACTGGGACTTTGGCGACCCCAGCCCCTTTGCACCTCCACACTAATGTCTTCATCTCACAAACGTGGGAACAAGGCAGCTTTGGTTTCTGTCCTTGCGGCATGTACAGCCTCTACCAAAGTCCTCAGGGAACAGGGTAGCAGAGACCTTCCTTCTGCCGCCTCGTCCATACCCCTCCGCGGCCCAGGTCCTGCCCAGGAGTCTGCAGGATGGGCTCAGCCTGGACGCCTCCGGCTGGCAGGGGGCAGAGGCCTGAGGGGCCTCTTCAGTCTGGGGATCATGGCTAGGGATGCACAGGTGCTGCTGACCAGCGTGTCGTGATGGAGCGCTTATCTTCGCCATGTGTCGCTTCTGCTCCCAGTTTCAGAAACCATCTGAAATGCAGCAGAACCTCCAGGCCAGCCCCTTGGCCAGAAGCGTCCTGAGAAGGCCTTGACGCTGGGGCGGAGGGCAGCCTGGCTCTGTGGGTGGGAGTACTGAAAGGCCGTGGGCCCTGGAGTTCAGGCCTCCTCACTGATGGACACTGTCTCctctctttgtgtctctctctGAATTCTAGAggcctcctttctctctgccaaGAACTGTACCCCCCCTGCAAGGCCCTCCTTTTCCTCGGCCCCACAGCCTGCGGCCTCTCCGGTCCTGCTCCGCGGCCCAGCTGCCACGCACTCACCTCTCTCTCCAGGGCCCCCCGGTTCCCTCCGGTTCTCTTGCTGCCTGTTCTCTCCTTTTGCAGGTTGCGTTTATTAGTTTATCTCTGGGGGTTGGTGATCTCTCCGGTTTCCATGGAAACTGCTATGGCCTCAGAGAACCAGAGCAGCTTGGAGCTGCGGGGGCAGGACCTGGGGGGCCACCCTGCTGTGCAGCTTGGAGACCGCGGACATGATTTCACAGCTCAGCTTATTAGAGACAGCTGCAATGCTCCCAGGAGGGCtgaccacccctctccccagaggcTAACGCTGCTGCTGAGACTTGGGCTCTGCAGAGGTGCCCCGCCACCCTGGCTGGGGAGGACGATGACACGAGAGGAGCGGGGAAGAGGCAGCGTAGTGTGCTGAGGTGGGAGAGACTCTTTGGCCTCTTAGATGCTGTCACCCCCCTAGACTGGCAGCCTGGAGGGTCAGACTGTGGGTCCCCTCTCCTACCTGCTTCCTGAGCAGGGGTGCCTTCTAGGCACTGCCAGGTGCAATGAAGCTGGGGCCCCAGAGCCAGGAGCATGTGAAGGCGTGAGAGCCCAGGAGTGctccagctgccccctcccaggtGTCACCCACCTTACCATTCCAGGTTTGCTTGGAGCTTGGGCCAGGGGATGAAGGAGCCAAGGGGCAGGTGGTGCAGGCCGCCAGCAGGAGCCGGGCCTGAGCTGcagcctgaggagagggagagaggagggtgtgGTCAACAGGTGTGTTGGGGTgccaggctgggaggtggggaggaagcccaggccaggGTCAAGAGAGGTGTGGAGTGCTGGGCCCCACGGGCTCGTTCTTGAGCACTCAGGCCTTGGGTCCTGGATGGAGAGGCCcagtgggggcagagggcagatgaGGGTGCAGAGGCTGAGAGGCAGAGGCCACCAATGAGACCGAGATCCCCGAGGCTGCACGTCACAGCACCTGTCCACCCAGAGCTCTGGTCACCTGCTAATGGCAGGACCCGGGGTGGAGAACGTATGGAGCGCTGTCAGAGAGCAATGGGGGATGTTGGTGGCCTAGGATGATGGTGGACATTTAGGAATGTTGGGGCCATTGGCCTTCAGGTCTCTACAAAAGTGGGGTAGGGTTGCTCCACACCAAGGGCCAGAGCCGCATTCAGGGGCTTGGGTCTCTGGATCCCTGTCCCTGGCCTCCATGTGGCCTATGGGGGCTGTCAAgctcactcatttctttttaatttttttttatcaagctCACTCATTTCTGCCCTTTCCTGGCAGAGAAGGGGGGCACAGAGGACCCTTAGAGCACAGAGGAGTAATGCTTGTCTTGGGGTGGGGATAGAGTTAATAAGGAAAGATAGGTTCAACTGAGTGTTCTCTGTTAACATTTAGGGAAAccatgtgttttaaaaagaggTGCCCCAGAAAGTGGAAGGTGGAGTTCGGTGGGCAGAGCCCGAGGACAGTTGCACCAGAAGGAACTGGAACACCTCttgaatgatttttattctgATTACGTGCTAAAGTGATATATTGGGTGTTTGaggttaattaaaatatttaagttagttttctgtttcctttgcttgttAACATGGCTCCTAGGAAGTCGGAGGCCTCACAGCCCATCTCTAGGTGCAGCACCACTGCAGGGCACTCAGGACAGGCTTCTCCCTACCTCCACATCGCTGGGCGTGTGCCTGGCGGGGTCGCAGGGCACATCCACGTGGGGATCACCTCCCCAGAAATGAGAGCTGAGCTAAGGGTTAATGTGCACGTGTGCAATCCGCCTTGTGCGTCAGTCTTTGTTGTTGTCTTCTGTACATGTTCTGGAGACACTGATTAAGCCCCTGCTGTGTGCTTTCCAAAGCCTGGCCTGCCTACCTGCCCTGGCACCAGACCCTGCCAGTCAGCCTTCCAGACTGCAGTGCCCAGAGGGGGCTCATTCCTCACGACACGCCCCCCTGGCCCTCCCACACAACATGCCTCGTGTCCAAGTCACTGGGCAGCCTGCTGGCCTGTGACTGCACCACAGGGAGCACCCACCACAGGAGAAAGGCGCCCTGGTGGGAGAAAGGGTTTTATCATGCTCGTTCTGCCCAGCCCTACAGCAGAGTGAGCAGGGGCCCTGAGGCCACTCCAAATGTAAATGGCAGAGTGGGCCCCCCGAGTCATGGAGGCTGGTGTTTGGGGATTCTGCTTCACTGGGGTCGTAGAACACAGTGCCCATGGCTGGTTTCAGGGGAAGGAGGGTAAACCGGACTGTCTTTAATGTTCAGTGACCCTTGTCTGTCTTTGATCCTTAAGAGGGCCCCTCAGGAGTCAGGCCTGGGAGcatgccacccccacccccaccccggcctgcAGTCACCTTTGGCCCAGCCTCACTCTCCAGTCCAGTCCACCTGACCCCAGTAACCCCACACAGGTGACACGGGGAGCCTGAGTGGGtctccccagcagccccagaaGCACACAATTCCTGAAGGGTTCCAGGAATCAGCTGGACAAATGGTCTACTCCCATGGTTAGGTGGTTTTCTTAGCACCTTCTATGACTCAGAGGCCATTGGTTTCTTACTTCCAGGGTTTATTGCCCTTGTCAGATTTAAAGATGAGTATTATTCTCATCTTTGAGTGACCAGAGGTGTCCTGGTCGTTACagcgaggggaggggagctgacaGGTGTGCGGGCCAAGGCACAGCTGGCTGCAGAgtgaggccagggctgggacCCACCCTGTCAGTACGTGGGGTCTTGGCCTGAGCTGTGCTTTGGGGCGCCCGGGCACCCAGGTTGGGTGCTGGGCTACCACAGACCTGATTGTCCCAGCCCGCCTGGGGAGGGCACTCCTGTGTTGGGATTCACTGTGGGGCAGTGGGGCCGGGGCACTCACAGGACCAGGCAGTGGGGACCAGAACACTGGCAGTTGTACCAGGGGTCATGTGGGGTGGCAGTCCACTCTGTTTTGGGAGTCACTGATGGGCAGAGCTGGCCTGGCttctccccacctgctcctgtCTGCGCCCCCTTGGCTCTGGGTAACCCATTACCACATCGTTACTGCATCTGCATAGAACCCAGTACACACAGGCTCTCCAGGGGAAGCCCAGGGAGGCAAGGCAGGGCTCCCCAGTCCACCACAGCACAGACCCCCTGCTTGCCGAGGAAGAACCTGCAGTCTCCTAAGGGCCATCCTGGCCCTGCaggagtcggggggggggggtggattcTGTGAGGAACCTGTGTCTCGGGTGCAGAGCTCTCCCTTGGCCCACAAGGTGATGGACAGTGAAGCAAATGACTTAACAGGCCCCTAGGAAGCCCCATCACATCTTCTCTCCAAGAACTCGTGGTTCCCTGTTGCAGCTCTTGACTAagaactggggggtggggggtccggCAGGGGGCACACAGCCTGGTCAGCCGTGGGAACAAAGGGGGACAGCCCAGGCTGAGGTAGGCCCGGCGTGGATGGACCATGACCCAGGCACATTTGTCCCCTGGGGTTCCTGTCCATCTCACTGCGATGCATCAACACCCCGAGCCCAGGAAGCCACTGCTTTACAGTGAGCTCCCACCCTGGTGTGGCTGTGGATCTGGCTGCCTTCACAACGGAGGGAGACCAGAGGTGGCAAATTGGCAGCGGAGGCTGTGTTCTGTACCTGAGGTGACACGCCCTGGACAAGAGGCCCTCTTGCTGAGCATCTGCAGAAAactgagggaagagggaggaaaataGGAGCTTCCAAGCTCCAAATCCAGGAGCCTTCCTGATGTGCTGTGTGTCATTAGTGTGACAGATCAGATGGGGACAGGATGGCCGGGAGGAGGAGGTGCCGGGGGCAGCCTTGGCGGGGTCGGCACGCTGAGCTTCCCCACGCTGCTCCCGGCCCAGGCCGCCTGGAGCCTCCAACACGGACACTGGAGGCTGCAAGTGTGTCCTCTGCCCCAGTAGCTGATGACGGTGCTCTGTCTGCTCAGGGAGGAGCAAGGGCAGCGGAGCGCTCGGCGGAGGCCCCACGCGGGCAGAACGCAGTGGCCGGGAAGGATCCAGCCAGAGGATGCCCCGCCAGCCCAGCGCCACCAGGTTGCCCAAGGCAGGCGGGCCAGGGAAGAGCCCAACGCGGAGCAGCACCTGAGCTCAGGGGGATGTCTCACGCCCCCACCGCGGGCCTGCTGGCCTCTTGCATGGACTTACCTGTTGTTTCCTCCAGTCGGtaataaactgaaaaactgaGGGGCTGTTTGAGATGTTTTCTGTCACCTTCTGAATATATTAAGGCACAAAGATTTAGACTTAGTTCTGTATGCTGGTCCAAGTCACGCTTCAAACCAACCAAGTGACTTTGACCAATGACCCCAACTTCCTGGACCGCATTCTGGGGCCAGAGAGAAAACGTCTGTATTACCAAGTCCTTCACGGAGTCAGAACGTCTTGCTTCAAGGAAAGGTTGGGTGTTTGCAAAGGCCGCCCCCAGGGTGCTCAGGTGCTGCAGGGCTGGGCACCCAGAGGGGCCCCACCTAGAGCTTCAGCCCATCATACAGCCAGCATGCCATGCAGAGTCCAGTAAAACCCTTTCCCCAAAATGGCCTGACCCTGCAAATCTGACCCAGTTTACAAGTTATGTGGACCCCCTTCCATGGACCTCAAACTTTCAAACCCCAGCTCTAAGCTTTTATGCTTTAGTCCACATGTTCCATCAATAGAGAAGCCTGCAAAATGGCAAATTCAATACAAAAACCTCACTTAGTTTTCCTACAATTTAGTAAATCTTTATGCTTTTAAACTTTGGATTAGAAATATTGACTCTTTGCCCCCAGGTCACGTCACGGAAGCAGCGGCTCCTCACAGACAGGTGGGCCACCCACTCCAGCAGCACAGCTGGACAGATGTCCACGCGGCTGTGGTCCTCCCGCTCCTGCGGGCGGGTGAGAGTCCCAGCTGAGCACAACAGACAGGTTTAATTCAGAAACTTTAATAGGTAAATACATTCTGTAACGTTATAGTCGCGGGGTACGGGGCCGCCAGCCATGCCTCACGGTCAGTACTCCTCTCCTTCCTCGGCCTCGGCCTCCACGGAGTCCACGCCGACTTCTTCGTAATCCTTCTCCAGAGCGGCCAGATCCTCCCGGGCCTCCGAGAACTCGCCCTCCTCCATGCCTTCCCCCACGTACCAGTGCACGAAGGCGCGCTTCGCGTACATGAGGTCGAACTTGTGGTCCAGGCGGGCCCAGGCCTCGGCGATGGCGGTGGTGTTGCTCAGCATGCACACGGCCCGCTGCACCTTGGCCAGGTCTCCGCCCGGGACCACCGTGGGGGGCTGGTAGTTGATGCCCACCTGCCAGAGAACGGGAAGAAAGCACCGCGTGAGGCTTCGTCAAACCCAGAAATGGCGGCTGCGTTCATGGGAACAGACGGCACGAAGGTGCCCGCTGGCGACCTGGGGGAAGGCTGGGTTCGCCCTGTGCCATGCCAGGCACAGGGCCAGGAAAGCAGGGAAAGAGGAGCCCCAGAGCCTGACACCTGACAGTCCCAAGCTGCCCGAGGGCCTGTGTCCCAGCACCTGTGACATGGGATAGGTGCCCAGGTGACAGAGCTGTCTTCATTCTGAGAAGGGACACTTGTTGGGCTTCTTCATTTCCTCCAGAGGCTTCAACAAGCTGGGGACTAAGTTCTGTGGCTGAAGCTGTTCCCACCACGCAGTCAGCACAACTGGTGGATCACCGGGGAGGGTCGGAGCCCTGCTTTCCCACCAAACAGTGTGTGCACAGCAGTGACAGGCACACGTCAGAGGTCCTAGGACGCTGCCACCACTGCCACAGGACGTGGCCTCCATGCGTGCTaagtaggagggagggagattcTGGTGCTGGGACCAAGGGGAAGACAGTCCAAGCTTTAGATCAGGGATGACGTGACCAGAGGTTTTGGCAGGAGATACGGGGTCAGCGAACGGTCTGTAAAGGTACACGTTCTAGGCTGGTGGGCCGTGGGGTCTCTGTCCCAGCTACTCAGCTGTGACTGTCGCACAAGAAGAGCCACAACAACATGCCAGTGAACGGGTGTGGCTGTGATCACGTGAAACTTCATTTACAGACTCAGGTGATTGGCCCGGCAGCTGTGCTGACCCCTGGACCGGAGGAAGAGAACCCAGACACCAAACCTTGGTTAAGAACCCACCGCAGCAGGCCCACCAGCAGCAGCGAGGCTCTGAGCCAGGGGAGCGTGCAGAGCAAGGCTTGAGGAAGGATAGCTCCATCCTCAGAGGGAAGACAGGGTCTGGGAATCAAGTGTGGGAGGAAGGTTTCCATCTGGTATCTGGGTGGCGGAGCAAGCTGGGTCCAAGGCAACCCGGGCACCTGTCTGCTCTACAAGGTGGCCATTTCTCCACAGAAGGATTCATGACAGCTCTTTCAATCAAACGCTCCGTAGGACATTTAAACTGGGTGTGATT from Camelus ferus isolate YT-003-E chromosome 32, BCGSAC_Cfer_1.0, whole genome shotgun sequence includes:
- the MZT2B gene encoding mitotic-spindle organizing protein 2B isoform X3, which translates into the protein MAAQGAGPGPGAPPGLEAVLQKLALRRKKVLSAEEMELFELAQAAGGAMDPDVFKILVDLLKLNVAPLAVFQMLKSMCAGQRLTSEPQDPAAVPLSASSVPETREASFLSAKNCTPPARPSFSSAPQPAASPVLLRGPAATHSPLSPGPPGSLRFSCCLFSPFAGLLGAWARG
- the MZT2B gene encoding mitotic-spindle organizing protein 2B isoform X2 gives rise to the protein MEAAIRLPSAEMSSSSCAWRHVPWPGGKCPATSSGGYLKRILVDLLKLNVAPLAVFQMLKSMCAGQRLTSEPQDPAAVPLSASSVPETREASFLSAKNCTPPARPSFSSAPQPAASPVLLRGPAATHSPLSPGPPGSLRFSCCLFSPFAGRSKGSGALGGGPTRAERSGREGSSQRMPRQPSATRLPKAGGPGKSPTRSST
- the MZT2B gene encoding mitotic-spindle organizing protein 2B isoform X4; translated protein: MAAQGAGPGPGAPPGLEAVLQKLALRRKKVLSAEEMELFELAQAAGGAMDPDVFKILVDLLKLNVAPLAVFQMLKSMCAGQRLTSEPQDPAAVPLSASSVPETRGRSKGSGALGGGPTRAERSGREGSSQRMPRQPSATRLPKAGGPGKSPTRSST
- the MZT2B gene encoding mitotic-spindle organizing protein 2B isoform X1, with translation MAAQGAGPGPGAPPGLEAVLQKLALRRKKVLSAEEMELFELAQAAGGAMDPDVFKILVDLLKLNVAPLAVFQMLKSMCAGQRLTSEPQDPAAVPLSASSVPETREASFLSAKNCTPPARPSFSSAPQPAASPVLLRGPAATHSPLSPGPPGSLRFSCCLFSPFAGRSKGSGALGGGPTRAERSGREGSSQRMPRQPSATRLPKAGGPGKSPTRSST